One part of the Arthrobacter tumbae genome encodes these proteins:
- a CDS encoding class F sortase, giving the protein MISSNSGRRRSFAVSAAAALLILTGCGTGTGSEGAQVPTTTTAPATSAPAAPSASASAEASPSAEPSQAPALPPTLEASAPVSFSIPTIEAGSDLLSLGLRENGSLEVPPDGPGAPASWYNQSPTPGERGPSVLLGHVNATGGGPGVFADLRALKAGDLIEVTREDGSTATFAVTKGEQYPKDEFPTQKVYGNTEGAELRLITCDGYDPATGEFDDNYVVYAELVT; this is encoded by the coding sequence ATGATCAGCTCCAACTCCGGCCGCCGCAGAAGCTTTGCAGTTTCTGCGGCGGCCGCCCTTTTGATCCTCACCGGCTGCGGCACAGGCACCGGCAGCGAGGGTGCTCAGGTCCCAACGACGACGACGGCGCCTGCTACCTCAGCGCCGGCGGCACCATCTGCTTCCGCCAGCGCCGAAGCCTCCCCCTCAGCGGAACCGTCCCAGGCACCCGCTCTTCCGCCAACGCTTGAAGCTTCTGCACCCGTCTCCTTCTCGATCCCCACCATCGAAGCAGGTTCCGATTTGCTCTCGCTTGGGCTGCGGGAGAACGGCTCCCTGGAGGTACCACCGGACGGACCGGGCGCACCGGCCAGCTGGTACAACCAGTCCCCCACTCCCGGCGAACGCGGACCCTCCGTACTGCTGGGACACGTGAACGCCACCGGCGGCGGACCTGGCGTCTTTGCCGACCTCAGGGCACTGAAGGCCGGCGACCTCATCGAGGTCACGCGCGAAGATGGGTCCACCGCGACCTTTGCCGTTACCAAAGGCGAACAGTACCCAAAGGACGAGTTCCCCACCCAGAAGGTGTACGGGAACACCGAGGGCGCCGAGCTACGGCTCATCACCTGCGACGGCT